The sequence CCAGCACGCCGGCCTCCCGGGCCTGGGTGAGCAGTTGGGCGTGCAGCCCCTCGTTCTCCCGCGCCGTCTCGGCCAGCCGGCGGTTGGCCTCGGCGAGCTCCTCGATGAGCTGCTTGCGGTTGGCGTTCTGCCGTTCGGTGATGGTGCCGAACCAGCTCACCCCGCTGGCCACGCCCATGTTGAACAGCACCAGCACCGACCAGAGCAGCCAGTGCGACGGCGAGGACGGTGGGCCCACGCTCTGTGCGGTGGCGACCAGGACCGCGGTGGCGGCCACCCCGGCGAACCGCCACCTGCCGGGCAGCACGAGGAACGCGTGCAGGAACCCGACCCAGGCGAAGAGGCCGTACCACGGGCTGGCGAGCACCAGCACGGCGGCGAACGCGAGCAGCCCGACGTAGTAGGCCGCCATCAGCGCCCGCCGGCCCACCCAGCCGGGGTGCAGGGTGACGAACCAGGTGACCCAGCAGCCGGCGGCGGCAGTGACGGCCAGGGTGGGCGCGAGCGGGAAGGCGCCGGGTGCCGGCGCGAACGTGGCCAGCAGCGCCCCGACGGCCAGCCCGAAGTACGGCAGCACCCGGTGGAGGATCACCTCGCGGGCCTCCCAGGCGGCCAGCCGGTCGACCTGATCGGAGATGCTGCTCATCGGTGTCGGCTCACTCCCAGCGGAACAGTCTGGCCGCCACGGTACCCGCGACCAGCGCGACCACCGCCATCGTCACCAGGTGCAGTGGCTGCGGTGCGGTGCCGGTCCAGGCGTCGAGCAGCGCCTGCACGCCGGGTGGCGTGTAGTCCCCGACCCGGACCAGGAAGTCCGGCAGCAGGAATCGGGGCAGGTAGACCCCGCCGAGGAACATGGTCAGCAGGAACAGCGGCACGGCCAGGGCCTGCGCCGCCTTGGTGGTCCGGGCGACCGCCGCCACCAGCAGCCCCAGCGCGAGCAGCGCCGCCGTGCCCAGCATGAAGGCCGCCGTGAAGCCGAGCGGGTGCCGGGGCAACGGCACCCCGAACGCGAGCCGGGCGACCAGGACGAGCAGCACCGCGCTGGCCAGGATCGCGACGAGG comes from Micromonospora viridifaciens and encodes:
- a CDS encoding sensor histidine kinase; the encoded protein is MSSISDQVDRLAAWEAREVILHRVLPYFGLAVGALLATFAPAPGAFPLAPTLAVTAAAGCWVTWFVTLHPGWVGRRALMAAYYVGLLAFAAVLVLASPWYGLFAWVGFLHAFLVLPGRWRFAGVAATAVLVATAQSVGPPSSPSHWLLWSVLVLFNMGVASGVSWFGTITERQNANRKQLIEELAEANRRLAETARENEGLHAQLLTQAREAGVLDERQRMAREIHDTLAQGLTGIITQLEAAEQTRDRSADWRRHVDNALALARESLTEARRSVRALRPEPLETARLPDALAELTERWSTINGVRGEMSTTGDPRPLHPEIEVTLLRAAQEALANVARHAGAARVGLTLSYMADVVTLDVRDDGVGFDVAEQSGTPRRPDGGYGLTAMRQRVARVGGELAVESEPGGGTAVSASVPALHGGAG
- a CDS encoding ABC transporter permease, translated to MHAFGQILKIEARLYLRDLPTLLSTVGVPALVLVVLGLIPALREPDPLFGGQSFVAYFAPSLLVVTLAMAGLNVLPTVLATYRERGVLRRMATTPASPAALLAAQLVIALVAILASAVLLVLVARLAFGVPLPRHPLGFTAAFMLGTAALLALGLLVAAVARTTKAAQALAVPLFLLTMFLGGVYLPRFLLPDFLVRVGDYTPPGVQALLDAWTGTAPQPLHLVTMAVVALVAGTVAARLFRWE